One genomic window of Methanosarcina acetivorans C2A includes the following:
- a CDS encoding lysylphosphatidylglycerol synthase transmembrane domain-containing protein, translating into MYQVSQKKNKIYISAIFAIIILSSGASLTGVQDIVENLKNMSKQGIIFATFIYATEWPLRGIRYKTILARLNKHYGILFLTESIFISQLANVLLPARIGDIARVHVLKRKVDLPVTTGLSSLAVERICDITAITLIAFLTILMVSSMVTVYLWVISTIYLGGIIVLVFFIFLCASVIIKGNISYGLIGKISNPCNSVKYLNKIKHFIFQLIREILIFASDPKSFISSLLLSIYIWIIDIITCFAVLASFQEVHFSVSMVALIFLAVAVGTITKMFPVTPGAIGTYEVAVVAIFGLAGIEPSIAFIVAVVDHLIKNCVTVFGGGISLYSLGIKWNEESISLQNTL; encoded by the coding sequence ATGTATCAGGTTTCTCAAAAAAAGAATAAGATTTACATTTCTGCTATTTTTGCGATTATTATATTGTCCTCAGGTGCATCTCTTACAGGAGTTCAAGATATTGTTGAAAATTTAAAAAATATGTCAAAGCAAGGGATTATATTTGCAACCTTTATTTACGCGACTGAATGGCCTTTGAGAGGCATAAGGTACAAAACGATTTTAGCTAGACTGAATAAACATTATGGTATATTATTTTTAACTGAATCAATATTTATCAGTCAATTAGCAAATGTCTTGCTCCCTGCTAGAATAGGTGATATTGCTAGAGTTCACGTTTTAAAAAGAAAAGTTGATCTGCCAGTAACAACTGGACTTTCATCTCTTGCAGTTGAGCGAATTTGTGACATTACTGCAATCACATTAATTGCCTTTCTAACTATATTAATGGTTTCCTCTATGGTTACGGTATATCTTTGGGTTATATCTACAATTTATCTAGGTGGGATTATTGTCCTTGTTTTCTTTATTTTTTTGTGTGCATCTGTCATCATCAAAGGAAACATATCTTATGGTTTAATTGGGAAAATTTCTAATCCTTGTAATTCTGTGAAGTATTTGAATAAAATTAAACATTTTATCTTTCAATTAATTCGTGAAATTTTGATTTTTGCCTCCGATCCAAAATCATTCATATCATCTCTGTTACTGTCGATTTATATCTGGATAATTGATATTATAACTTGTTTTGCGGTTTTAGCATCATTTCAAGAAGTTCATTTTTCAGTTTCTATGGTAGCACTCATCTTTCTCGCAGTTGCTGTTGGAACCATAACCAAAATGTTTCCAGTTACTCCTGGTGCAATAGGGACGTACGAAGTTGCAGTAGTTGCAATATTTGGATTAGCTGGTATTGAACCGAGCATTGCTTTTATTGTTGCTGTAGTTGACCATCTTATTAAGAATTGCGTTACAGTATTTGGAGGAGGAATTTCTCTTTATAGTCTTGGTATAAAGTGGAATGAAGAATCAATATCTCTCCAAAATACATTATAA
- a CDS encoding dolichyl-phosphate beta-glucosyltransferase: METTLKALAEISPSFEIIIAEDGSKDGTDNIAKELAQKYSCVKHLHSDERLGRGTALNRAFKYASGEFLCYIDVDLATDMKHLKELIDSLRFEGFDFSTGSRLMSQSDVNRPIKRDVASRGFNFIVRTLFRSKLYDHQCGFKAFYRKPLFELLDSIEDKHWFWDTELLIRAQYNGYKVKEFPVCWRHGGLTTVNLKKDVIGMGSQIIRLWRQLYVSGFSKKE, from the coding sequence GTGGAAACAACCTTAAAAGCGTTAGCTGAGATTAGTCCTTCATTTGAAATAATTATTGCAGAGGATGGTAGCAAGGATGGAACTGATAATATTGCGAAAGAACTTGCACAAAAATATAGTTGTGTGAAACATTTACATTCTGATGAACGTCTAGGGAGAGGTACTGCTTTAAACAGGGCCTTTAAATATGCTTCTGGAGAATTCCTCTGTTACATTGATGTTGATCTTGCGACGGATATGAAACACTTAAAAGAACTGATTGATTCCCTTCGTTTTGAAGGATTTGATTTTTCAACAGGTTCACGGCTGATGTCTCAGAGTGATGTGAATAGACCTATCAAAAGAGATGTTGCAAGTAGGGGATTTAATTTTATTGTACGTACCTTATTTAGATCAAAATTATATGATCATCAGTGTGGATTTAAAGCTTTTTACAGAAAACCATTATTCGAGCTACTAGATTCCATAGAAGATAAACACTGGTTTTGGGATACAGAATTGCTAATTAGGGCACAGTATAATGGATACAAAGTAAAGGAATTTCCTGTTTGCTGGAGGCATGGGGGGCTAACCACAGTAAACCTCAAAAAAGATGTAATAGGTATGGGTTCACAAATTATCCGTTTATGGCGGCAATTATATGTATCAGGTTTCTCAAAAAAAGAATAA
- a CDS encoding FAD-dependent oxidoreductase, which produces MKIVIIGSGFAGLSAGYKLCKQNDVVIFEKDEDLGGMSSSYRINDYDIEKYYHHIFRSDKELLKLINELGLRACLKIKLNPTNGIGLHAFEPKNGSI; this is translated from the coding sequence ATGAAAATAGTAATAATTGGAAGTGGTTTTGCAGGACTTTCTGCTGGGTACAAACTATGTAAACAAAATGATGTTGTAATTTTTGAAAAGGATGAAGATCTTGGTGGTATGTCTTCCAGTTATCGTATCAACGACTATGACATTGAAAAATATTATCACCACATCTTCAGGTCAGATAAAGAACTTTTGAAGTTAATAAATGAGCTTGGTCTAAGAGCGTGTCTTAAAATTAAACTTAATCCTACAAATGGGATAGGACTACATGCATTTGAACCGAAAAATGGTAGCATTTAG
- the rfbD gene encoding dTDP-4-dehydrorhamnose reductase — MVVGAIKTLILGANGMLGFDLCKAFPDAIKLTHRELDITNRDQVLESILRINPKLVINAAAYTDVEGCEDQQELAFQVNGYGPGYIAEACNKIGAILVHFSTDYVFDGSKKEYVESDAPNPINIYGHSKLLGEKKIIESMDDYRIIRISWLFGTHGRNFVETMLKLSGEIAEVKVVNDQFGKPTYTVDLAHKISELVELDPGIYHITNDGICSWYEFASSFIRNAVPCTSEEFPRKAKRPKYSVLVNTKIEPMRHWKEALKAYLKERNI, encoded by the coding sequence ATGGTGGTGGGAGCCATTAAAACGCTGATCCTCGGCGCAAATGGGATGCTAGGCTTTGATCTCTGCAAAGCGTTTCCCGATGCTATCAAATTGACTCACAGGGAACTTGATATAACAAACAGAGATCAGGTTCTGGAGTCTATTCTACGAATAAACCCGAAACTGGTAATAAATGCAGCTGCCTATACTGATGTTGAGGGTTGCGAGGATCAGCAGGAACTGGCATTTCAGGTCAACGGGTATGGGCCCGGATATATTGCCGAAGCCTGCAATAAAATAGGGGCGATACTTGTACACTTCAGCACAGACTACGTGTTTGATGGTTCCAAAAAAGAATATGTGGAATCTGATGCTCCAAATCCGATTAATATATATGGCCATTCAAAACTTCTCGGGGAGAAGAAAATTATTGAGAGTATGGATGATTACAGGATCATCAGGATTTCCTGGCTTTTTGGTACCCATGGAAGAAATTTTGTAGAGACAATGCTGAAGCTATCAGGTGAGATAGCTGAGGTCAAGGTTGTAAATGATCAGTTTGGAAAACCCACCTATACTGTGGACCTTGCACATAAAATTTCGGAGCTTGTTGAACTTGACCCTGGAATCTATCATATTACAAATGATGGGATCTGTTCCTGGTACGAATTTGCGTCTTCTTTTATAAGGAATGCTGTTCCATGCACAAGTGAAGAATTCCCTAGAAAAGCAAAACGTCCGAAGTACTCGGTTCTTGTAAATACTAAAATAGAGCCTATGAGGCACTGGAAAGAAGCACTTAAAGCCTATTTGAAGGAGCGAAATATATGA
- a CDS encoding N-acetylneuraminate synthase family protein, with the protein MDNIKVIAEIGCNHKGEMEIAHEMIKVAAQFCKVDIVKFQKRTPVELLTPEEYNAPHPVPHNSYGKTYGEHREFLEFNLDQHKQLKKWCDDWGVVYSTSVWDLTAAKEIVSINPELIKIPSACNLKFDMLEYLCKEYDGEIHLSFGMTTNEEEEKVVTFFEDRGRGKDLIIYSCTSGYPVPFEDICLKEILRIRAKFEKRVKGIGFSGHHLGIAADIAALAYGAKYFERHFTLDRTWKGTDHAASLEPDGMRRLARDLRNVSKALTYKQKEILDIEEIQRNKLKRF; encoded by the coding sequence ATGGACAATATAAAAGTAATTGCTGAAATCGGGTGCAACCATAAAGGCGAGATGGAAATTGCTCATGAAATGATAAAAGTTGCTGCCCAATTTTGTAAAGTAGACATTGTTAAATTCCAAAAAAGAACTCCTGTTGAACTGCTAACTCCAGAAGAATATAATGCTCCCCATCCGGTGCCTCACAATTCTTACGGAAAAACATATGGTGAACACAGGGAATTTCTGGAATTCAATCTTGATCAACACAAACAGTTAAAAAAATGGTGTGATGATTGGGGTGTCGTTTATTCTACGTCTGTCTGGGATCTGACAGCTGCAAAGGAAATTGTCTCAATAAATCCTGAATTGATCAAAATTCCTTCGGCATGTAATCTTAAGTTTGATATGCTTGAATATCTTTGCAAAGAATATGATGGAGAAATCCATTTATCTTTTGGAATGACAACAAACGAAGAAGAAGAGAAAGTTGTAACATTTTTTGAAGATCGAGGCCGTGGAAAAGACCTTATAATATACAGTTGCACTTCAGGTTATCCCGTTCCTTTCGAGGACATTTGTTTGAAGGAAATACTAAGAATTAGGGCAAAATTCGAGAAAAGAGTAAAAGGCATTGGTTTTTCAGGTCACCATCTTGGTATTGCTGCGGATATAGCAGCTCTTGCATATGGTGCGAAATATTTCGAGAGGCATTTCACATTGGATAGGACCTGGAAAGGAACGGATCACGCTGCAAGCCTTGAACCAGATGGTATGAGAAGGCTGGCAAGAGATTTGAGGAATGTATCGAAAGCGCTGACATACAAGCAAAAAGAAATTTTGGATATCGAAGAAATTCAAAGAAATAAACTAAAGAGGTTCTGA
- a CDS encoding sugar phosphate nucleotidyltransferase has product MKGVILAGGTGSRLYPLTKVTNKHLLPVYDKPMIYYPIKTLIDAGIKEIMIVSGRGHAGHFLELLGSGADFGVKFTYEIQEEAGGIAQALSLAENFADEDDVTVILGDNIFQDNIKEDVENFNNGAKIFLKEVPDVHRFGVAELKGDKVIGIEEKPAVPKTNLAVTGLYIYDYDVFDAIKTLKPSGRGELEITDVNNYYVNKGVMEYRVLEGFWSDAGTFESLLRASMMVKGLLENKK; this is encoded by the coding sequence ATGAAAGGCGTAATACTTGCAGGCGGTACAGGCAGCAGGCTTTATCCCCTCACAAAGGTTACAAACAAGCATCTGTTACCTGTTTATGATAAACCAATGATCTATTATCCTATCAAGACTCTGATCGATGCAGGCATCAAAGAAATTATGATTGTATCGGGTAGGGGCCATGCCGGACATTTTCTTGAACTGCTTGGTTCAGGTGCGGATTTCGGTGTGAAATTTACATATGAGATTCAGGAAGAAGCGGGAGGCATTGCCCAAGCTCTTAGCCTTGCCGAGAATTTTGCTGATGAGGATGATGTGACTGTAATCCTTGGGGATAACATTTTTCAGGACAACATTAAAGAAGATGTTGAAAATTTCAACAACGGTGCCAAGATCTTCTTAAAAGAGGTACCTGATGTTCACAGGTTTGGAGTAGCCGAACTGAAAGGAGATAAAGTAATAGGAATTGAAGAAAAACCTGCTGTACCAAAGACAAATTTGGCAGTTACAGGCCTTTATATTTATGATTATGATGTTTTTGATGCAATTAAAACACTCAAACCTTCAGGAAGAGGAGAACTTGAGATCACTGATGTAAATAACTATTATGTCAATAAGGGAGTAATGGAGTACAGGGTGCTTGAAGGGTTCTGGAGTGATGCAGGAACATTTGAAAGTTTGTTGAGAGCAAGTATGATGGTAAAGGGTCTCCTTGAAAACAAAAAATGA
- a CDS encoding mannose-1-phosphate guanylyltransferase/mannose-6-phosphate isomerase, which yields MEMKGIKSIILAGGSGTRLWPLSREMYPKQFLKFGDTSLFQETVLRCLEVSDISEIFVVTNEAQKFFVIGQIKEIGYSIPPENVLIEPEGKNTLPAIFFGMKEIEQKFGNSIVGVFSSDHVLDRAAMATIFSAEKLTSDYLVTFGVVPAFPHTGYGYIKAAESCEPGYRVSEFREKPDFETAQKYIEEGCLWNSGMFLFETRLFFEEVKKHAPSIFACFEKGGSIDEIYACVDNVSIDYGIMEKSDRVAVVKLDQKWSDLGNFAAIYDELEKDSVGNVVHECDSMLLNSDGNLVYSKCGKIVSLIDIKDMVIVDTSDALLICPKSSSQRVKEIVSDLKGRNDERAFIGQTVYRPWGSYTLLDASPGHKIKNITVLSDHRLSLQLHYHRSEHWVVVKGMACVEVNGEQFFLRPGESTFIRAGQRHRLSNPGKVPLEIIEVQLGELVDEDDIVRFDDEYGRS from the coding sequence ATGGAGATGAAAGGCATTAAGTCAATAATTCTAGCAGGCGGTTCAGGGACAAGACTCTGGCCTCTAAGTCGGGAAATGTATCCCAAACAATTTTTAAAATTTGGTGACACTTCACTTTTTCAGGAGACAGTGCTTCGATGTCTTGAGGTTTCAGATATTTCTGAGATTTTTGTTGTAACGAACGAAGCCCAGAAATTTTTCGTGATTGGACAGATCAAAGAGATAGGCTACTCAATTCCTCCGGAAAATGTCCTGATAGAGCCAGAAGGCAAAAACACTCTTCCCGCAATCTTCTTTGGAATGAAAGAGATTGAACAAAAATTCGGAAATTCAATCGTAGGGGTATTTTCCTCCGACCATGTGCTTGATAGAGCTGCAATGGCAACGATTTTTTCAGCCGAAAAACTTACTTCGGATTATCTGGTCACTTTCGGGGTTGTTCCCGCCTTCCCTCATACGGGATACGGCTATATTAAAGCCGCCGAATCCTGCGAACCCGGTTACAGAGTTTCGGAATTCAGAGAAAAGCCTGATTTCGAAACTGCACAAAAATACATTGAAGAAGGCTGCCTCTGGAATAGCGGGATGTTCCTTTTTGAAACAAGGCTCTTCTTTGAAGAAGTCAAAAAACATGCGCCTTCGATTTTTGCCTGCTTTGAGAAGGGAGGCAGTATTGATGAGATTTATGCGTGTGTGGATAATGTTTCTATTGATTATGGCATAATGGAAAAGTCCGATAGGGTTGCCGTTGTAAAGCTGGACCAGAAATGGAGTGACCTTGGAAACTTTGCGGCAATTTATGATGAGCTTGAAAAGGATTCAGTAGGAAACGTAGTCCATGAATGCGACTCCATGCTTCTGAACTCCGATGGGAACCTGGTGTATTCGAAATGTGGCAAAATAGTTTCTCTGATTGATATTAAGGACATGGTTATTGTTGACACAAGCGATGCCCTCTTAATATGTCCCAAATCAAGCAGTCAGAGAGTAAAGGAAATAGTCTCCGACCTGAAGGGTAGGAACGATGAAAGAGCATTTATCGGGCAAACAGTCTACCGGCCCTGGGGTTCATATACGCTGCTTGATGCCTCTCCCGGCCATAAGATCAAGAATATTACCGTGCTTTCCGACCACAGGTTAAGCCTTCAACTGCACTATCACAGGAGTGAACACTGGGTGGTTGTAAAAGGTATGGCCTGCGTGGAAGTGAATGGAGAACAGTTTTTCCTGAGACCCGGGGAAAGCACGTTTATCCGGGCCGGACAACGGCACAGACTGTCAAATCCGGGGAAGGTCCCTCTGGAAATTATTGAGGTGCAGTTGGGAGAGCTTGTGGATGAAGACGATATTGTCAGGTTCGATGATGAATATGGGAGAAGCTGA
- the rfbC gene encoding dTDP-4-dehydrorhamnose 3,5-epimerase: MKLINTEIKDLFILEPDVFGDDRGYFFESYNKMKLDALIGKMYHFVQDNESKSSYGVIRGLHYQLAPFSQTKLVRVLQGKVYDVAVDLRKDSPTFGKWFGVELSGENKRQFIIPKGFAHGFSVLSETAVFVYKCDEYYHPETEAGIAYNDPSLNIDWKVRDEDIKVSPKDGLLPRFEKAEINF; encoded by the coding sequence ATGAAGCTGATTAATACTGAGATAAAAGATCTCTTCATACTCGAACCTGATGTTTTTGGGGATGATAGGGGTTACTTTTTTGAAAGTTACAATAAAATGAAACTTGACGCTCTTATTGGAAAGATGTACCATTTTGTTCAGGACAATGAATCCAAGTCTTCTTATGGGGTTATTCGCGGGTTGCACTATCAACTGGCTCCTTTCAGTCAGACGAAACTTGTGAGAGTTTTGCAGGGAAAGGTATATGACGTTGCCGTAGACCTCAGGAAAGACTCTCCTACTTTCGGGAAGTGGTTTGGAGTTGAACTTTCCGGCGAGAACAAAAGACAGTTCATTATCCCAAAGGGTTTTGCCCATGGATTTTCAGTACTGAGTGAAACCGCAGTTTTTGTGTACAAGTGTGATGAATACTATCATCCCGAAACTGAGGCAGGAATCGCATACAACGACCCTTCATTGAATATTGATTGGAAAGTAAGGGATGAAGATATAAAGGTTTCTCCAAAAGATGGTCTGCTGCCCAGATTTGAAAAAGCCGAAATTAACTTTTAA
- a CDS encoding cytidylyltransferase domain-containing protein has protein sequence MKKYIALIPARGGSKSIPLKNIKKIAGKPLIYWTIEAAINCSKIDKVYLSTDSEKIIDTAKMIESKKFEIIGRSPETATDTASTESVMLEFASFHDFENLILIQATSPLLTAKELEEAIAIFEGSKADSLLSVVEQQRFIWKKSSDSLVKPLNYDPLNRPRRQNFEGYLVENGAFYITSKKLLQETECRISGNITYYKMPEDTYYEIDEPEDWEIIEKLLLSRKKINQSLGTKLKNIKLLITDVDGVLTDCGMYYSEYGDELKKFNTRDGMGIQLLREYGIKTAIITKENTKIVESRAKKLKVDDVHQGIDNKLIVFEELRKKYNLDYSEVVYVGDDINDIPVLEKTGISFCPNDAIDEVKDVCDYVLSKKGGEGTIREIVELVIGGRLP, from the coding sequence TTGAAAAAATACATAGCGCTTATTCCGGCAAGAGGAGGAAGTAAAAGCATACCTTTGAAAAATATAAAAAAAATTGCCGGTAAACCATTAATCTATTGGACAATCGAAGCTGCAATTAATTGTAGTAAGATTGACAAAGTATACCTATCCACGGATTCAGAGAAAATTATTGATACGGCAAAAATGATTGAAAGTAAAAAATTTGAAATTATAGGCCGGAGCCCTGAAACTGCCACAGATACTGCAAGTACAGAATCTGTTATGCTTGAATTTGCCAGTTTTCACGACTTTGAAAACCTAATTTTGATCCAGGCAACTTCCCCTCTTTTAACAGCAAAAGAATTGGAAGAGGCAATAGCAATATTTGAAGGTAGTAAAGCTGACTCTCTCTTGTCAGTGGTTGAACAGCAGCGCTTCATATGGAAGAAATCCTCAGATTCTCTTGTAAAACCTTTGAATTATGATCCACTAAATAGGCCCAGAAGGCAGAATTTTGAAGGTTATCTGGTTGAAAATGGTGCATTTTATATTACTTCTAAAAAACTGTTACAAGAAACCGAGTGTAGGATTTCAGGGAATATAACCTATTACAAAATGCCAGAAGATACTTATTACGAAATTGATGAGCCTGAGGATTGGGAAATTATCGAAAAATTGCTTCTTTCCAGAAAGAAGATAAATCAAAGCCTGGGAACAAAATTAAAAAATATCAAATTACTCATCACTGATGTTGATGGAGTTCTTACTGATTGTGGAATGTACTATTCCGAATACGGTGACGAGTTGAAGAAATTCAACACAAGAGACGGAATGGGAATCCAGCTGTTAAGAGAATATGGAATCAAAACCGCGATAATTACAAAAGAAAATACAAAGATTGTAGAGAGCAGGGCTAAGAAATTAAAGGTCGATGATGTTCATCAGGGAATTGATAATAAATTAATTGTTTTTGAAGAATTGAGAAAAAAATACAACCTGGACTATTCAGAAGTAGTTTATGTTGGTGATGATATAAACGACATCCCTGTCTTAGAAAAAACCGGAATTTCGTTCTGTCCGAATGACGCTATAGATGAAGTGAAAGATGTCTGTGATTATGTTCTTTCTAAGAAAGGTGGAGAAGGAACTATTCGTGAAATTGTGGAATTAGTGATTGGGGGACGGTTGCCTTGA
- a CDS encoding right-handed parallel beta-helix repeat-containing protein — MILLKTIRNVKICFAIGFVLLLLSSGTAAARRITVGSDENKDFSSIQEAVNAASPGDTVYVYEGLYIENIYLDKEISVRSISGIPDMINITAKNSNDHVFHVNANNVTISGFYINGASDPLKAGIYLENTHGILISNNKLSDNHLGIYLDSSTTNMLNLNNVSGNEVGIFLKASKDNWVINNKVKVNSLDGILLEASDENRVTGNLLNYNIGYGFVLSNSSRNLIYNNFFQNNINVGYEGTNSENTWNMTRKRGINIVGGPYIGGNYWTGPESIALCAVDDLDDDGFCDVSYDLGEGNIDYMPLILHPSAFQGNERSITFSLLGFALFVFAVSIFIVKKVMSWGKGELPEDDVK, encoded by the coding sequence GTGATACTGCTGAAAACCATAAGAAATGTAAAAATCTGTTTCGCAATAGGTTTTGTACTTTTGTTGCTCAGCTCAGGCACTGCAGCTGCCAGGAGGATCACTGTGGGGAGTGATGAGAATAAGGATTTTTCTTCAATTCAGGAGGCTGTAAATGCTGCCAGTCCCGGAGATACGGTTTATGTCTACGAAGGGCTTTACATAGAAAATATATATCTTGACAAAGAAATTTCTGTCCGTTCTATTTCTGGAATTCCCGATATGATTAATATAACGGCAAAAAACTCCAATGACCATGTTTTTCATGTAAATGCAAACAATGTAACTATCAGCGGTTTTTATATAAATGGTGCCAGTGACCCTTTAAAAGCAGGGATTTATCTGGAAAACACTCACGGAATCCTGATCAGCAATAATAAACTTTCCGACAACCACCTGGGAATTTACCTCGATTCTTCGACCACAAACATGCTGAATCTAAATAATGTTTCAGGGAATGAAGTGGGAATTTTCCTGAAAGCTTCGAAAGACAATTGGGTTATCAACAATAAGGTGAAGGTGAATAGTCTGGATGGCATTTTGCTTGAAGCCTCAGACGAAAACCGTGTTACTGGCAATCTCCTTAATTACAATATCGGGTACGGCTTTGTGCTCTCAAACAGCAGTAGAAACCTCATTTACAATAACTTCTTCCAAAATAATATAAACGTCGGGTACGAAGGAACTAACTCCGAGAATACCTGGAATATGACCCGGAAGAGGGGAATAAATATTGTGGGGGGTCCTTACATCGGTGGAAACTACTGGACTGGTCCTGAAAGTATTGCACTGTGTGCAGTTGACGATCTGGATGACGATGGATTCTGTGATGTTTCCTATGATCTTGGGGAAGGAAATATCGATTACATGCCTCTCATACTCCATCCCTCTGCTTTTCAAGGCAATGAACGGTCTATCACGTTTTCTCTTTTAGGATTTGCCTTATTTGTATTTGCCGTCTCAATATTCATCGTAAAAAAGGTAATGAGCTGGGGCAAGGGCGAGCTTCCAGAAGATGATGTAAAATAA
- the arsM gene encoding arsenite methyltransferase, with product MDAAEKKEVIKKKYQEIATLGGSCCSGGGCCGDLSAADLSRSLGYSEADVQAVPDANLGLGCGNPTAFAELKPGDIVLDLGSGAGFDSFLAAQRVGSLGKVIGVDMTQEMVKKAQDNARKYGYSNVEFRQGDIEALPLDDRSVDVIISNCVINLAPDKEKVFREAFRVLKPGGRMYVSDMVLLEDLPEDLKNDCDLLAGCVAGALLKEEYLGLLKKAGFSFKILAEDSDVSKRQYEGLPVESLKLKAWV from the coding sequence ATGGATGCCGCTGAAAAAAAAGAAGTTATCAAAAAGAAGTATCAGGAAATTGCAACTTTAGGAGGTTCCTGCTGTTCTGGTGGGGGGTGCTGCGGGGACTTGAGTGCAGCAGACCTTTCCAGATCTCTTGGCTATTCGGAAGCGGATGTTCAGGCTGTGCCTGATGCAAATCTGGGGCTTGGTTGTGGCAATCCTACTGCTTTTGCAGAACTGAAGCCCGGGGATATCGTCTTGGATCTGGGCTCAGGTGCGGGTTTTGATTCTTTTCTTGCTGCACAGAGAGTCGGAAGCCTGGGAAAGGTTATTGGAGTCGATATGACTCAAGAAATGGTTAAAAAAGCTCAGGATAATGCCCGAAAGTATGGCTACTCAAATGTTGAGTTCCGCCAGGGGGATATTGAAGCTCTTCCGCTTGATGATCGTTCCGTGGATGTTATTATCAGCAACTGCGTGATTAACCTCGCGCCGGATAAAGAAAAGGTTTTCAGAGAAGCTTTCAGGGTTCTGAAGCCCGGGGGCCGAATGTATGTTTCGGACATGGTTCTCTTGGAGGATTTGCCCGAAGACCTTAAAAATGATTGCGACCTGCTTGCGGGCTGTGTCGCCGGGGCTTTGTTAAAAGAGGAGTATCTGGGACTTTTAAAAAAGGCAGGTTTTTCGTTTAAAATCCTGGCTGAAGATTCGGATGTCAGTAAAAGACAGTATGAAGGGCTTCCAGTTGAAAGTCTCAAATTAAAGGCCTGGGTATGA
- the rfbB gene encoding dTDP-glucose 4,6-dehydratase — MKLLVTGGCGFIGSNFIRYMLGKYPHYQIINLDKLTYAGNPSSLKDIKNNPNYFFVKGDICDPIVVNEVMKKVDHVVHFAAESHVDRSIEDGSVFVRTNVLGTNTLLQSALANNIKKFVHISTDEVYGSIKEGSFTETDKLNPSSPYSSSKAGSDLLAMSYYTTYGLPVCITRCTNNFGPYQYPEKLIPFFISRLAEGKKVPVYGTGLNIRDWIYVEDHCSAVDFVLHNGSSGEVYNIDGGNELTNLEITHRLLKMLGKDESSIEYVEDRKGHDFRYSLDGSKLKKMGWKPQYDFDTALEQTARWYVENRWWWEPLKR, encoded by the coding sequence ATGAAACTGTTGGTAACAGGAGGCTGCGGATTTATAGGCAGCAATTTCATCCGTTATATGTTGGGAAAGTACCCGCATTATCAGATCATAAATCTTGACAAATTGACATATGCCGGGAATCCCTCCAGCCTCAAAGATATCAAAAATAATCCGAATTATTTTTTTGTCAAAGGAGATATCTGCGACCCCATCGTTGTGAACGAAGTAATGAAAAAGGTGGATCATGTTGTTCATTTCGCTGCCGAAAGCCATGTTGATCGTTCAATTGAAGATGGTTCGGTTTTTGTAAGGACAAATGTACTAGGTACAAACACCCTTCTCCAGAGTGCGCTTGCAAATAATATAAAAAAGTTTGTACATATTTCTACAGATGAAGTATATGGAAGCATTAAAGAGGGTTCATTTACAGAAACAGACAAACTCAACCCTTCAAGCCCTTATTCTTCAAGCAAAGCAGGTTCAGACCTTCTTGCAATGTCCTATTACACAACTTACGGACTTCCTGTTTGCATTACCAGGTGTACAAACAATTTTGGTCCTTACCAGTATCCTGAAAAATTAATTCCTTTTTTTATCAGCAGGTTAGCGGAAGGAAAGAAGGTTCCCGTCTACGGCACCGGCCTGAACATAAGGGACTGGATCTACGTCGAAGATCACTGTTCCGCAGTAGACTTTGTTCTCCACAATGGCAGTAGCGGAGAAGTCTACAACATAGACGGCGGAAACGAGCTCACCAACCTTGAAATTACTCACCGCCTTCTTAAAATGCTCGGTAAAGACGAATCTTCAATCGAATATGTTGAAGACCGAAAAGGTCACGATTTCCGTTATTCCCTTGATGGCAGCAAACTGAAAAAAATGGGCTGGAAACCTCAATATGATTTTGATACTGCCCTTGAGCAGACAGCCAGATGGTATGTTGAAAATCGATGGTGGTGGGAGCCATTAAAACGCTGA